In Neptuniibacter halophilus, the genomic stretch CGACCTCTGTGTGATCATCATGGTCAGTCTGGTGCGCCACCAGCAGGATCACGCCAGTGAGTTTCAGGCGGCAGTACAGGCGTACCCCGAAGTGATGCAGTGCTATGCCGTTACCGGGGATGCCGACTACATGCTTCGGGTTATCATCCAGAACATGGCGGCCTATGATCGTTTTCTCAATGAAAAGATCTTCTCACTCCCCGGCGTGAGTCAGGTTCGCTCGAACTTTGCACTGCGTGAAGTGAAATACGAAACCGCGATTCCGGTTAATCCCACATAAAAACTGGCAATAAATTGCGTTGCTGAATAATCACTCCTTTACTTGTATTAGAAAACACGCAATATTCTGTTGAGGAACCTGCGAAGAGGGCCCGCAAAGCGAGTCCCGAAAGGGGTTCATAGCACCCTGCAGTGGGGGTATGTTCAGGGAACATGAGCAGGTATGAGTAAATCGGATCCGCAGGCCACCATCGCTTCACTCAAAGCTGAGATCACAACGCTGGAAGCGAAGCTTAAGCGCGCCGAAACTGCCGAGCGCAACTTCAGGGATGCCCTGCAGATGAGTCCTGTGGCCCTCTGCCAGCACGATACCGATCTGCGCTACACCTGGCTTTACAATGGCCATCTGGGCTTCAGTGAAGATCAGGTCATCGGCAAAACCGACTGGGATATTCTCGCCCCCGATCTTGCAGACCGTCTCGGTGTCATAAAACACCGGGTGTTGCGTACCGGAAAGGGTGAGCGCTGCGAAATTGCCACAGATCCGGGCGCGGAAGACTGTCGCTACTTTGATCTGGCCGTCGAACCTGTCCGCGACCCTCAAAGCGGCCTGATCATTGGTCTGGCCTGCAGTGGTGTTGATGTTACCGAAGACCGGCAGCGTCGCGAGCGCTATCGTAACGATCAGGAAAACCTGCAGTTTATCTTTTCAGCCTCCCCTTTGCCGATCACCGTTACCGATATTGCGACCGGTCAGCATCTGTTTTTTAACAATGCGGCTGACCAGTTGTTTTCAATCAATTCGCGCCATAAACAGGGTTACGAAAGTGGCTTGTTTGACCTCTGCCGCTTTCCGGGCGAGATCCGCACCAGTCTCGAAGAGGGTCGTCTGGTCGAAGCACACCGGTTCGAATTTATAAAACAGGGAAAAGTGCTGCACCTGTCACTCAACGCCAAACAGATCTTCTACAATAATCAGGCCGCCATTCTCGCGACCTTTACCGACCTCACACAACAGATTGAACAGCACAACCGACTGGAAGCAGCACGTAAAAAAGCCGAGTTACTGGCCCATACCGATATGCTGACCCAACTGGACAACCGGCGCTCTCTGTTTATCCGCTGTGAGCAGGCACTGGGCCTGATGAACCGGGCCTCTGATCACCTGACGGCCATTGTCATTGATATCGATTTCTTCAAAAAAATTAACGACACCTGGGGACATGCAACGGGAGATAAGGCGATCGCCCGGGTTGGACGCCTGCTACGCACCTCCCTGCGCCAGACCGATATCGCAGCCCGCTATGGTGGGGAGGAGTTTGCCCTGATTCTGCCTGACACCACGCTGGCTCAGGGAGTTATTCTGGCAGAAAAGCTGCGCTGTGAGATTGCAGCCCTCAAGATTGAAGCCGGAGAACAGGAGATCAGCATCAGTGCCAGCCTTGGTGTGGCCGAGTATCACCCCGGCATGAATGAAGTGGGTGAACTACTGAACGCGGCAGATATGGCGCTGTATCAGGCCAAGAGTGAGGGCCGGAACCGGGTGATACCCGCCCCCGGCACCGTTATCTGATCAGCGCCCGATCAAGCCCCGGCGGGCTGATATCGACGTAAACGATTCGGCGTCATCGGCAGGTGAACTGCCGCCGCGACTATCCCCAGACCGGCACTGATCATCAACGCCAGTTCGTAGGAACCGTAACGGTCGAAGATAATCCCGCCCCACCAGCTACCCACAAATGCCCCGATCTGGTGGCTGAACATGACAAAGCCAAACAGCGACGCCAGATTCTTTGCGCCAAAAATCTGCGCAACGGTACCGCTGGTCAGGGGCACGGTTGATAACCAGAGCACGCCCATGATTACCGAGAAGGCATAAAACAGATTCTCATTAACCGGCAGTAGCAGAAGCAGCATGATCAGGCAGGCACGCAACCAGTACACCAGCAGCAAAAGCCAGGGCTTGTGCCAGCGGTCACCTGCCCAGCCAGCGATGATGACACCTAATACATTGGCCAGCCCG encodes the following:
- a CDS encoding Lrp/AsnC family transcriptional regulator, with amino-acid sequence MPESLDRYDRQIITILQQDGRISNQQLADQVGLSTAACWRRVKSLSERGVLKKHTTLIDPEAMGYDLCVIIMVSLVRHQQDHASEFQAAVQAYPEVMQCYAVTGDADYMLRVIIQNMAAYDRFLNEKIFSLPGVSQVRSNFALREVKYETAIPVNPT
- a CDS encoding sensor domain-containing diguanylate cyclase, which codes for MSKSDPQATIASLKAEITTLEAKLKRAETAERNFRDALQMSPVALCQHDTDLRYTWLYNGHLGFSEDQVIGKTDWDILAPDLADRLGVIKHRVLRTGKGERCEIATDPGAEDCRYFDLAVEPVRDPQSGLIIGLACSGVDVTEDRQRRERYRNDQENLQFIFSASPLPITVTDIATGQHLFFNNAADQLFSINSRHKQGYESGLFDLCRFPGEIRTSLEEGRLVEAHRFEFIKQGKVLHLSLNAKQIFYNNQAAILATFTDLTQQIEQHNRLEAARKKAELLAHTDMLTQLDNRRSLFIRCEQALGLMNRASDHLTAIVIDIDFFKKINDTWGHATGDKAIARVGRLLRTSLRQTDIAARYGGEEFALILPDTTLAQGVILAEKLRCEIAALKIEAGEQEISISASLGVAEYHPGMNEVGELLNAADMALYQAKSEGRNRVIPAPGTVI